The region CATGGATCTACGACATCTCGGCCGAGGGCCCGACCATGAAATTCCGGGTAGCCCGCACCGGTATGGCCACCACCACTCCTCAGGTGGGTTATGTATCGGTTGTGGTCAAGGATCCGATCGTTGTGAACACCGCCAATAACAACAATGCCATGCTGGATCCCTGGGAGACCGATACCCTTAAGGTTACCTTCCGCAATACCGGCAACGCCATCACCGTCGGGGCCCGCTGTTCGCTGTATGTGGTCACCGGCGGAGCCTATGTGGAGAGCATCAGCCCCACCACTACTGTAGTGGTAGGCAGCGGAGCCATGGCCACCAATGCCGAAGCCCAGAGCGGACCGTTCGTGGTCAAGATCAAGAAGGACGTTCCCAAATTCACCGACATAGTGTTCGGGGTCATATTCCGCAGCACCACCCCGGCCTACAGCACCACCAGCAACTTCGGCTTAAGGGTCAGCGGACTTAAAGTTGTCACGACCTACGACTTTACCGATATCCGGGTGGGCGGAGCCACCTGGAGCTACCGGATCCAGCCCTCCTCGGTGGCGATATTGGCCGACACCGTGTTCTTATGCAACGCCAACCTGGATAATGCCACCTTCCAGACCAGGATCTATGCGGTCAAGAAGGGCACTACCAATAACCCGCTGGTGGGCGGTGTGGGCGGCGACACCATCCGCTCAGCCAACAACCATGGCTCGTGGCATTCAACCGCACATTACGGCGGCGGCCTGGATATCGACAATTCCAAGAACCTGTGGATATCCCTGCAGGATTCCATTATCCAGACCAACCGTGCTGCTATCAAAATATCCGGCTTAATGGCCCCCAACTGTGACTGGGGCGGAACCCCGATGAAGCGCATCCGCGGCATAGCCTTTGGTCCTTCGGTGGTGGATACCTTCGGGCCGAACCTGCTCTCCGGGGACTCTTTGTGGGCCTACTGGCAGAATTATGACATGTATTCCGAATCCCTGATGGTCTACAGCAAGTCGCTCTCCGGCACCGCTGTCAAGCGCTACGGCTACAGCTGGGATGATGCGCTGGCTTCCGACAACGTATTGAATGGCAAAGGCGAATGGTGGAACGGCCGGGCCTTGGAATACGACGGTTCCAGCATCTGGACCTCCTCGGTGTGGCAGAACGTCATGATCCGCCGCAATGCCCTCAATGCCACCACCATGGATATCATGCCCGGGCCGTCCAGCTACGGCTCCTACGGCACCTACGGCATGGGCATCGAGGCCACCAACGCCGCCGGCGTTCCCTACGCCCCGGTGGGAGCGGCCGCTTTCGCGCCCGGCGCCGCCGGAACCAGGTTCTACCTGTATTGCGCCTCCATGGACGAGGGCAAGATATATAAGGTGGACATGACCGACTTCGTGCTGCCCACACCTCCGGACAGCGTCAAGGTGGTGGATACCGGAGCCAATAACGTGCTGACCTGGTGGAAAGCCAATGACGGCGACCAGAAGGTGGCCCAGTATATCATCTACCGCCAGGCCCCGGGTAGCACCACACCGCCCACCTCAGGCGACGAACTGATCAGGGTCCAAAACCTTTACGGCGGCCCGGCCACCCATACCTACACCGACGTGGGCGCCGGAGCCAAGATCGCCTATGTCTATACCATCAAAACCCTCAACTACTACGGCGAGGGAACCTGGGGCGCCTCGGTAAGCGCTCCGCTGGTCCCGACCGCGGTGGAACTGACCGCATTTGCCTGCGTCCAGGCCGGCGGCAATTCGGTTACCATCAACTGGCAGACCGCCTCCGAGATGGACAACTATAAGTGGGAGATCGAGCGCTCCACCGACAGCGAGAGCTTCACCAATGTCTGGTCCATCGATGTGGACGGGACCAACCCCTACGGCGACAAATACTCCTATACCGACAAAGTTCCATCGGTTGGCGTGTATTATTACCGTCTGGTTGATGTCTCCAAGACCGGCGAGAAGACCTATCACGGACCGATCTCGGTAGTGGTGGGTGCGGTGTATGCCTTGGGGCAGAATTATCCCAACCCCATCGGAAAAAGCCCGGCCACCATCAAGTACTCGCTGAAGAATCCGGGCCAGACCAGCCTGAAGATCTACAACCTGCTGGGCGAAGAGGTCAAGACCCTGGTCAATGCCAAACAGGACGCCAACTTCTACACGATTCCCTGGGACGGCCGTGACAACAAGGGGCAGTCGGTCGCCAATGGAGTGTACTTCTACAAGCTGAACTCCGGCGAATTCAGCGCCACCAAGAAGATGATGGTTTTGAGGTAAACAGTTTCCCCCAGGGCGGCGTTCCGACATGGACGCCGCCCTTCTTTAAATCAGGCGAACTTTGGCAGATTTCATCTGCCCTATAGGCGGCGCCATCCGGGAATGACGCATTTCCTTGGCATTTTCAGCTGGCGGCGGCGGTTAGTTTCGCAGGGGGCTTGAAAATAAATCTAATTGGATGGAATATTTTAAATGATGGGATCGCGAAAAATGATAGGGGAGATCATGGTCTCCCTGGGCTATGTTTCCATAGAGCACATTAACGAAGCCCGTCGGCATCAGATGCAGGGCGCCGGGAAGCGGATAGGAGAGTGCCTGGTGGAATTGGGCTACATCCAGGAGGAGGAAGTGAAAAGAGCCTTGACCGTTCAGGGTCACGGTTGATGGCAAGGATAAAACCGCTATCTGGTTTAAAGGCGTTCTCTGTTATGGAGAAAGCCTTTTTATTTAATTCCAAACTGTATCATCCTGGCTTGTGATGAAAAATAACTGGAAATGGCTGTTGGCCGGCTGTTCCCTGCTGGTGCTGATCACCGGGCTTTCGCTGACCCCGGTTTCCGACCCCGACCTGTGGATCATGCTGGCCACCGGCCGGTATATTGCCGAAAGCGGCCAGATTCCGCATACTGATCTCTGGAGCCACACCGCCTTCGGCCAGCCCTGGGTGATGCACGAATGGCTGCCGTCGGTCATCCTGTACGGCCTGCATAAGATCGCCGGCTTCCCGGGGATCGTGATCCTGAAGATCCTATTGCTGAACCTGGTCTTTTTTATCGGCATTATCGCCGCCCGGAGGAAGGGGCTGAATCCCCTGGTGGTTCTGCCGGTCATGGCCCTGGCGGTACTGGCCAGCCAGATAGGTTTCAGCGAGAGGGTTCAGATAGCCACTTTTCTGGCCCTGGCAGCGGAGATCTTTCTGCTGGACCGGCTGGAAAGGGGCGGGATTTCCGCCAAGGCCTTTCTGATTTTCATTGCCGCAGGCTTCGTTTTATGGGCCAATTCACATCTGGGCCTGATGTCCGGGCTGGCGGTTCTATTCATATATTGCCTTGATTCCGCCGTGGCCGGTTTTCGCCAGGGCCGCTGGTTCACTTTCCGGGTTATGGCCCTGGGTTTTTTAATCGCCTGCCTGGCGGTGCTGATCAACCCCTATGGGATATCACTGGTCAAGCCTTTTTTTAAATTCTATTTTGACCCCCAGCTGATAGCGTTTGACAAACTAATATACGGCACCATCCACGAATATACCTCAATTTTCTCTCCCTCTATCATGGGCGATGCCGCGGTACGATGGGGGCTGGGCTGGATGGCCTTCTCCGCCCTGGGGATTATCTTAAACTGGCGAAATTTTCGGTTATCCAGTCTGCTGTTGTGGCTGGGATTTTTCTATCTGGCCTTTTATGCCGTCAGATTCGTCCCGCTTTTTGTTTTTGCCACCCTGGGCTTTACGGCTGTGAACTGGAACCAGATATTTTCCGGCGCTCGGCATTTGAAAATACCAGAGAAATACGCCGGGAGGTTATCCAAACCAGTCTTCGGAGCTATCTGTCTGGCGATCATCCTGGCCGGAGTGTTGTCGGGCTTCGGCCTGGCCGGGAAGCGGGGCGGGGGACATCCTTTGGGACTGGATGGCAGGCTCTTTCCGGTGGAGGGGACGAGATTCGTAAAAACAAATTTTCCGGATCCGAAAATACTCAACGACTTCATGGATGGCGGCTATCTGATCTGGAACAACATCCCGGTCTTCATAGACGGCCGGATGGCGCCCTTCAGGTATGTTTTGGAGGATTATATCTCCATCATCAAGGGGGATACAGCCCTGATGAATAAATATGACCTTGATCTGGCCCTGCTGCGCTATCCCCGCAGCGGGAAGTCCCTAAGCAGCAGATTGCATGGGTATTTCTCCGGCAGCAGCCAATGGGCTCTGGTATATTGGGACGATATCTGCCTGGTATTTGCCAGAAGAACGGACCGGTATAAAGGCCGGATCGCGAAATACGAATATAAATATTTAAACCCGATCTTTACCAATCCCGCCTCCCCGCCGGACGGGTTCCAGCGGGAACTGTCCCGGGCGATAGGGCAGAACCCCGGGTTGGTAACCCCCTATCTGGCGGCCTTCAATTATTATTACCAGAGGGATCTGGCCCTGGCGGAAAATTACGTCCGGCAGGGACTGGCCATTGACGGCGGCGATGCCAGTCTGCACAATAACCTGGGGAATATCTATCTGACCAAGGGACAAAATAAGGAGGCGGTGGGAGAATATTTAAAAGCCATAGCATTAGACAGGAATATCTCCGAGGCCTATTGCAATATCGGCTATATTCGTGAGATGGACGGCAATTACCGGGAAGCTGAAAAATATTATCTTAAGGTAATGGAAGATATTGACCCGCTGAACACCTGGGCCTATAACCGGATGGGCATGATGCTGATAAACCAGGGGAGGCCCCGGGAGGCGGTCAAGTATCTGACAAAAGGGGCCGCCATAGATCAAAATTCAGAGGCTGCCTGGAATTTAAGAAAACTGAGAGCCATATATTAGCTTAAAAGTATACAAAAATGACACTATGGCGCAATATTTGCATTTGAGTTAATTGTTGTAATTACAAACGATAAAGAAATACTGCTAAATATTCCTTAAAATACATGAATATTGGCTGAATTAATAGTTGATATTCATTTTTTTAAGCTACTTATGAGGTAAATCACATTTACTCAAACGGTATAATACTTGCATTAATGAATTATGTAAACGTTAATTTTTTAGGAGCGGGACAATGGGAAAACATAAATTGTTGATAGCGGGTTTGTTGGTCTTCATCTGCGGAATATCCTGGGCGGCCAACACCCAGACCATCACCTATAAGGATTCCTGGTCCAAGCGAGGCATCACTGTAAAAAATCAGACCAAGGGAAGCCTTAATCTGGTCTATTCCGTCAACAACTTCAACTTTGAGGAGAAGGATGTTGAGGGAGCCAAGGCTAAGGCGGTGGTAACCGAAGGATCGGTCCTGCCCATCGGCGCCGGGTATCCCGACCTGCCGGTGATCAGCAATTATGTGGCCGTCCCCAACGGGGCCGTTCCCCGGGTGAAGATCCTGTCCTACCGCGAGGAAAGATTCCAGAATGTGGACATCGCCCCGGGCATGGAGATCCCCACCGAGCAGGACAAGACCTTCAAGCCCCTGGCCAAGAATACCGAGGTCTATTCCAAGAATGAATTTTTCCCCAGTGATTTCGTGATCAAGTCCCCGGTCCAGAAAATGAGGGGGGTGGATGTTTTCATCCTGTCGTTGTCGCCTTTCAGATATAACCCAGTCACCAAGGAATTGATCGTCCGCCGGGACATGGAGGTCGAGGTGACATTTGAGGGGGGCAAGGGCGAGTTCGGCGACGATCTTTACCGCCATCCGATGTTTGAGCGGATCCTCCAGCAGAACATCATAAATTACAGTTCACTGGAGCCCACCAAATATTCCGAGATCCACGAGAAGATGGCCGCCGACGATCCCTCCAAGGAGGCTGGCCAGTTCGAATATATCATCATCGTTCCCAACGATCCCATTTTCATAGCCTGGGCCGACACCCTCAAGCTGTTCCGCAAGAAGCAGGGCATCAAGACCGGCATCTTCACCACCGCCGAGACCGGCAACACCCCGGACTCGATGGAGGCTTTCATAGACAACGCCTACAACACCTGGACCATAAAACCGCTGGCGGTGCTGATGATGTCCGACCTGGCCCCTTCCGCCAAGGCCTATGGCCTGACCTCGTCCAAGTTAATGCTTCATCCAGGCGGCTATCCCCAGTATGTCTCGGACAACGTCTTCGCCGATATCAATATTACCAACACCGCCTCCACCTGGGACAACGGCGGGGCCCCGGAGATGGTGTTCGCCCGGATGCCGGCCCAGACCGTCACCCATTGCTCCACCATGGTGCGTAAGATTATCCGGTACGAGACCTCACCGCCCTCCAGCGCCTCTTTCTACAACACGCCGATATCGGCGGCCGGCTGGCAGACGGACAGATGGTTTGGCATATGCACCGAGATCGTTCGGGGGTTTTTAGTCAACAAGCTGGGGAAGACACCCGCCCAGCAATATAACGTAGTGGGCGGGTATAGCGCCCCTGCGGCGGGGGCCGCCTGGTCATCCACCAATCCCAGCGCATTGGTGGCGGCCTACGGCACGGCCGGGGAAGGATATATCGCCAACACCGTTCCTTCGGGTATGAACTGGAACAGCGGCTCGACGGCCGGGATGATCAATGCCGTCAATAACGGCGGTTTCATGATCATGCACCGCGACCACGGCCTGTATAGCGGATGGGGAGAGCCCGATTTTCAGGGATCGGACATCGCCAGCCTTACCAACACCAATCACACCTTCGTCTTCTCAATGAACTGCCAGACCGGGGCATTCCAATACGCTACAGCACCGGGTACTTTTTCCGAAATTTTTCATCGCAGCCGATACGGAGCCTTGGGAGTGATGTGCGCCACCGAGGTGTCGTACTCATTCGTCAACGACGCTATTATCATGGGCATCATGGACGGGATGTGGCCCAATTTCAATACTACCAACAATTGGGATGTGCCCAATGCCGGCACCGGCCAGACCTACGACCGCTACACCGAGGATTTAAGGCCGGCCTTTGCCATGGTCTCCGGCAAGTGGCATTTAATGACCCAGACCTACACCGACCCGGCCATTCCGGCCGACTACAAGGAATTCACCTGCCAGTTGTTCCACGTCTTCGGCGATCCCTTTATGACCTTCTGCTCGCAGGTTCCGGATACCTTTGCGCTGACCTATAACGCCAGCATCAATACCGGGACCCAGACCTTCAACGTCAACGTCAAGAAAAAGGGTGGGGCCAATCTCCAGGGCGCTCTGGTGGGACTGTATATGTCTGTTCCGGCCAAGGGTTCGACCAAAGCCACCGACATCTGCACCTCCAAGCTGAGCGACGCCAGCGGCAATGTTTCTTTCACCATCAATCCTGCCAATGCCGGCCAGTTGACGGTAACGGCCACCAAGTCCAATTTCGTCCGGGGCAATTTCGCCTCCACCGTCAGCCTGCCCGGAGCGGTCAGCTTAGCCAGCTTTACCGCCGCACCATCCTCCGGAGGGGTGCTGCTGTCCTGGCAGACGGCCAGCGAGGTCAACTGTCAGTCCTGGAGGATCGAACGCTCGACTGTGGCGGACGGATCCTTTGATGAGATCGGCACGGTCAACGGCAACGGCACCGTTTATGAAATAAGCAACTACCAGTTCACCGACGCTTCAATTCCCACGGTAGGGGAGTATTATTATAAACTGGTGGAGATCGATGTCTCCGGCAAGGAGACCACCTTCGGTCCGATCAATGTAAGTTACTCGGGCCCGTTGGCATCCTATGATTATAAATTAGAGCAGAGCTATCCCAACCCCACCACCGGGGGGGTGGCCATCAAATATTCGCTGAAAGAGCCGGGACAGACCAGTCTAAAGATATATAATATCCTTGGGGCCGAGATCAAAACCCTGATCAACGCCAGACAGAATGCCGGCAGTTTCTCCGCTCCTTGGAATGGCCGGGATAACAGCGGGCGGGAAGTGGCCAAAGGGGTGTACTTCTATAAATTAGTCACGGGAAATTTCAGCGCCACCAGGAAGCTGATGCTTTTGAGGTAAGCATTTAACAATATCTTCAAAGGGCGGCGTTCTTTATGAACGCCGCCCTTTTAGTAACTTGGTAATTGAATAGGTGAATAATCCTTACCCGTTTTTTGAACGTCCTTGTTGTCATGCGCACCAAAGGCGCATTTCGGCTAAACTTATTTTACTTTCTGTACTCAACCCGCCAGAGGCGGATTTCAACTTAGTTTAATTATTTACGTTTTGGTGTTCAACCCGTGAAGCCCTGTCCCCACGAAAGTGGGGATTGTCCTCGACATAGGTCGGGGAACGGGCATCCAGGCCTGGATTCCCGACCTCTCCCTGCCTTCCGGCTTCCCTCTCCAATGTGGAGAGAGCCTGCACTGAGTAAAGCCCATTGTTGCACCAAACGAAGTGGAGTGAGGGAGCGGTCAGGGAATGACAAATTGCTGTCCTTCTTGCCGGTGATGTTTGATATAAAAGGGGGTAGGCGGTCTCAATATAATGGCTGGCCATTGATGATATATATTTAGCGGTAATTTAAGAAAAGACCTTAGATAGGTAAGTAATAAATATTACAATAACTTATAAGTTAATTGCAAATATTGCCTTTTCTGCAATTAGTGCGCCTCCAAATATTTACATAAATTTAATTTTGGTTAAAACATTTTGCAGAGCAATGAGTTAAGATGCATCAATTGTGGCATAATTATTGCAATAATTTATAAACAAAGGAATTATATACCAAAGTCGAAATTTTATTAAGGGGTTATAAATGCATAAAAAGTCAGTAATTATTTTAGCGGTTGCGATGCTGGCGGCTTCCCAAGCCCTGGCAACCGACCCCACCGTCCTGAAATTCCGGATCGGCGCTTTTTCCACCAGCAACGGGATGCCTTCTTACAAAAATCTGGGGCTGGAGCGGGCCGAGGTGGTTAAATCAGATGAAGCGGCCTATTACCTGGTTCAGTTCACCGGGCCGGTGCTGGACGCCTGGCGCGACCAGGTGGTGCGGGTCGGGGGCAAGGTATTCGATTACATCCCCAATTATGCTCACATCGTTAAAATGACCCCGCAGGTAAAAGCCTTGGTGGAAAAAATGCCCATGGTGCAATTCGTGGGCTATAACCAGCCGGCCTTCCGCATCAGCCCATATTTGCTTTCAGCGCCCGAGCAATTCCCTCTTGACGATCCGGGAAAAATCATGCTAAAGATCTTGACGTTTGAGGTGGCCGACGCCAAACCGGTGATGGACCGGCTGCTGGCCAAAAAAGACGTAAGTTACGATAAGCATGGCGAGAATATCATCTGTATCTGGATTCCGACCGACCAGGCCATCGAGATCGCCAAGGAGATAGCCAATTATCCCGAAGTTTACTGGGTGGAGCGTTATGGCCGACCCAGCTTGCACAATGCCTGGAGCCGCTGGATAAACCAGAGCCTTGACACTACCAATATGAAAGCGGCGGCCGACTCCTGGAAATCGGCTCTTACCATGAACACAGCCAATGATTCCCTGATCATGCCGATATACAAGCGCGGACTCTACGGCCAGGGACAGATCGTGGGCGATGACGACACCGGCATGGACTGGGATAACATCTATTTCCGGGACGGCGCTGGGTTAAAACCGATTTTTGACAGGGATACGTCTTCAGTTACCGGGCGCGATACTTTGGTTTTCGGCACCAATGCCCACCGCAAGATAGTGGCCTACAATGTCTTTGCCGACACTTTCGACAATAACTCGTCAGGCCACGGAAGCCATACTGCCGGAAGCATTGGCGCCGACAGCCTGGGGTGGCTGACCACCCAGGCCTCTCTGCCACGGGCCATGGGCATGGCCCCCAAGTGCCGGATAGCCTTTTCCGATCTTGAACCAAGCACCGGCGGCTTGAATACCCCGGCAAATATCGGACGTATCTATATCTGGGCATACAACGCCGGAGCCCGTATCACTTCTTCCTCCTGGGGGTGGAGCGGCAGCAGCACCCTTGATTACTATCACACCGATAGCCGCAATATAGACACGGTAGCCTGGGCCCATCAGGACCTGGTGATGTTCCGCTCGGCCGGGAACGGCAACACCTCCGGCGAGAGGGTCAATTATCCGGCTACGGCCAAGAACATAGTCTGCGTGGGGGCCAGCGAATCGGGCTTTGGCTCAGGCGCCACCACTTGGGCGGTCAACGGCACTGCCACCCGTAACGAACTTTTAGATGTGGCCGAGTTTTCATCCCATGGACCGACCCAGGAAGGGCTAAGAAGGCCGACCCTGCTGGGATGCGGTGGCTGGTATATCTGGTCGGTGGATTCGGATGGGCTTTTAACCAGCAACAACACCGGCATCATGACCATGGGCGGCACCTCCATGTCCACGCCCACCATGGCCGGCATGGGAGCTTTGGTCAGGCAGTATCTTACAGAGGGTTGGTACCCCACCGGCACCAAGGTGGCTGGCAATGCCATCGTGGCTCCCAAAGGGGCCTTAATTAAATCTTTAATGATGCTGGCCACCAGGAACTTCAACGGGGCCTACAGTTGCGATGCACTCGCCAATGTAAGCAGTGTTTCCCAGAATGTGCCTTCCCAGGGCCAGGGCTGGGGCGGGGTGGTGCTGGATGACGCTTTATATTTCTCGGGCGATGCCCGCAAACTGAGGGTGGATGACGCCAAGAGTTTCACCGCCACCGGGCAGACCTATACCTATACCATCAACACAGGCACCTCTGTTACCCAGCCGCTAAAGATCGTGCTGGTATATTACGATTATCCATCGGCTGCACCTTCCTCCGATATCTCGGTCAACAATCTTAACCTGACAGTTACCGACGGCACCAATACCTACCTAGGCAATGTTTTCGGCCAGCCGGCCAGCAACGGCTTTTCCATAACCGGCGGCGCAGCTGATACCATAAACCCGGAAGAGGTGGTCTGGCTGGCGCCGGCCTCATCCAAGTCCAAGGCCAACCGGACATTTACGATAACCGTTACCGCAGCCACCATCAATCGCGGACCCCAACCCTTTGCCATCACGGTCGGAGGAGATATAGTCGCCAGCGCAGGGTTCCCCCAGGCGGTGGAGATGACCTCCTTCAGCGCCATGGCGGTTAACAATGTAGTCGAAGTCCGTTGGCGGACCGAGAGCGAGAAGGAATGCGATCATTGGCTGATAGAGCGCTCAACCACCGAAGACGGTAATTTTATTGAGGTGGGAAAAGTTGCGGGAAATCTGACTACCAACGAGCCGCATCAGTACAGCTATACCGATGCTTCCAATCTGCAGACAGGAATATATTACTATCGTTTGGCCGAGGTGGATCTAAGCGGGACCAAGACCTACTACGGGCCGATGCTGGTGGAGTTCGGGGGCAAGGATCTGCCCTTAAACTATCGCTTAGAGAAGGCCTATCCCAATCCGGCGGCATCAGGAGTGACCATCAAGTATGCTTTGAGGAATACCGGCCGGACATCGATCAAGGTCTACAACGTGCTGGGGCAGGAGATCAGGACCCTGGTGGACGGCATCCAGCCGGCGGGGTATTACAGCCTGCCGTGGGACGGGAAAGATTCCCGGGGCCAAAAAGCGGCCAACGGGGTTTATCTGTATAAGATGACAGCCGGGGAGTTCTCGGCCACCGGGAAGGTGATGATCATAAGGTAATATTAATTCATGAACAACAGTCCGATTTATCAAATCGGGCTGTTGTTTTATATTGTTATATGCTATAATCCTGCCAATTGAATTTAAGGAAATAATGCTTAAAAACAAAAAAATAAAAATCGTTTTGATTTTTATGGCCTCTCTGGCAATGTCGGTAGTAACAGCCTATGGTCAGGAGAGTGCCGACAAGATGCTGATTCGGGTTGATATATCCGATCCGGCAGTAGCCGAACGGCTGGCCAATATCGGATACGGCCTGGACGTGGCCGCCTACCGGCCCGGAGAGTATGCCGACATCGTCATCCGGCCCGACCAGCTGTGGCGGATACCGGGGGCCGGGCTGGCCTACAAGGTGCTGATGAACTCTCCCCGGGATGTCACTCCCTACAGTGGCAAGGCCGTTTATCATACTTATGACGGCATCAGGGCCGAGTTGAGGCAGATCGCGGCCGATCATCCCACCATCACCAAATTAGATACCTTGACAGTGGCCGCCCAGGGGGGAAAGGTGTGGTGCCTCAAAATTTCCAACAATCCCACGGTCAGCGATAATTCCCGCCACGGCATTTTGATAATGGGCAATCACCATGCCCGGGAGTGGATGACCCCGGAGGTATGCCTGTACATAGCCAATTACCTGACCAACAATTACAACCCCGCCGGGACCGATTCCATCTCCAGCCTGATCAAGACCAGGGAGATATACATCGTGCCGTTGGTCAACCCCGACGGTTTTATTTACGATAACGGAGGCAATTACGGGGCTGGTCTGTGGTGGCGCAAGAACCGGCGTCCGTTTGCCGGGTCGCCAGTCTATGGCGTGGACCTGAACCGGGGCTATGACGGCTCGGTGGACGGCGATATCCGGGGATCCTGGGGCGGCACGATAAACAGCTACACTAGCCCGGATTCGTCGAATGACGTATTTTACGGCGTGTCGCCCAGCGGCGAGCCGGAACAGCAGGCCATGATGAAGCTGGTCAAAGAACATAATATCGTGCTGTCCATCTCCTACCATAGCTATAGCGAACTGGTGCTGTGGCCGCTGGGCTATGTGGATTCCACCCTCAAGCGGGCGCCGGACAGCATCCAACTGCGTTATTTCGGCCAGCAGTCGGCGGCCCGGATCAAAAAATACCGCAGCGTCCAGAGTTATTCGCCCATGCAGAGCTCGGCCCTGTATCCCACCACCGGGGATTCCGACGGCTGGATCTACGGCTACGGCCTGACCCAGCTGGGCCGGGTGATCTTCCCCTACTGCGTGGAGGTGGACACCGCCTTCTACACCCCGCCCAGCCACATAGATTCGGTCTGTCCCCAGACCCTCAAAGGATTCATGTACCTGGCCATGCGCACCGACAGCTTAGTCAGCACCACCTCGCCGCCGCCGGTGCTGCCGCCGCCGGTGACCGGAGTGGCCTTCCCGTCGGCCAACACCGATTACCGCTTAAGCTGGAACCTGCCCAATCCGGCCTCGAATCCCACGGCCTACGAACTGCAGGAATTATCGGGGTTTTCAGCCACCACCGACACGGTCGGGGCTGTCGCCAATCCCAATATAGCCTTGAACGGCTTTGCCGCGTCCACCGTTAGAATGTACAACGGCAGCCGCAGCTATAGCAGCGGAATCAGTAATCAATATAATATCACCAGCATTACCACCACCAGGCCTTATCCGGTAAGTTCAAGCTCCGATTCTTTCAGTTTCTACAGCTATCAGAGACTGACAACCTTCGACCGGATCTGGGTGGAGATATCCACCGACGGACGCCAGTGGGATATTCTGGGCAAGCTCTTTCAGAACTCGCCAGTCTGGACTAAAAGGGCCTTTGCCGTAGATTCGGCCAAGTATTTCGGCAAGTCGGTTTATTTTCAGATCCGCCTGGTGTGGGATGGTTCGCTGACCACAGATAGCGTGTATATTGACGACATAAAACCGGTGGCCGCTTTTTCCTCGATCGCCACGGTTTCTAATTCCATCACC is a window of Candidatus Edwardsbacteria bacterium DNA encoding:
- a CDS encoding T9SS type A sorting domain-containing protein, whose product is MASLAMSVVTAYGQESADKMLIRVDISDPAVAERLANIGYGLDVAAYRPGEYADIVIRPDQLWRIPGAGLAYKVLMNSPRDVTPYSGKAVYHTYDGIRAELRQIAADHPTITKLDTLTVAAQGGKVWCLKISNNPTVSDNSRHGILIMGNHHAREWMTPEVCLYIANYLTNNYNPAGTDSISSLIKTREIYIVPLVNPDGFIYDNGGNYGAGLWWRKNRRPFAGSPVYGVDLNRGYDGSVDGDIRGSWGGTINSYTSPDSSNDVFYGVSPSGEPEQQAMMKLVKEHNIVLSISYHSYSELVLWPLGYVDSTLKRAPDSIQLRYFGQQSAARIKKYRSVQSYSPMQSSALYPTTGDSDGWIYGYGLTQLGRVIFPYCVEVDTAFYTPPSHIDSVCPQTLKGFMYLAMRTDSLVSTTSPPPVLPPPVTGVAFPSANTDYRLSWNLPNPASNPTAYELQELSGFSATTDTVGAVANPNIALNGFAASTVRMYNGSRSYSSGISNQYNITSITTTRPYPVSSSSDSFSFYSYQRLTTFDRIWVEISTDGRQWDILGKLFQNSPVWTKRAFAVDSAKYFGKSVYFQIRLVWDGSLTTDSVYIDDIKPVAAFSSIATVSNSITASNYLVTGKTAGSTYYYRVRGYNAKRGWGDWDQLYKVNVLMGPLAVELSAFTAQAEAGGINLAWRTQSEKDCDFWLIERSTTEDGNFIEVGKVPGHLSTNEPHQYSYTDNWKLETGIYYYRLAEVDLSGQKTYYGPIMVEFGGKDLPLSYQLEKAYPNPFGQITNIKYQIAKSGQVSLKVYNIAGQEVRTLVDAIQPAGHYSLPWDGKDSRGQKAANGVYLYKMTAGEFSATGKVMIIR